Within the Emticicia oligotrophica DSM 17448 genome, the region AATTTGCTTTTTTGATTCACCATTACTCCAAAGAAAAGAAGTATAATCTGGGGTATCAGTCAATAAATCTGTGCTAGTTCCTTCACAAAATTGTGGACTAATTTTAGTGTATGCAAATGGCTTAACTGATGGAAAAACTTTCTTTACATCAATCGTATTTGTGAATGAGTAATTACCAGTTTGGTCTCTTACGATGGTGCTGTATGAACCCGTTGAAGCTGTAAGTGTATTAGCCATCAAATTATTTGACCACTGCTGGGCGGTATATGCATTGGAAACGCTTAGAGTTACTTTATCATTGCTCAAACATGAAGCATTCAAAGATAAAATTGGTGAAGGCAAAAATGGCACAGATTGATTGAAAAACTGCGTATTCATTTTAGCATCCCATGCCTTTGCCAAGTTTGAAATTCCTTCATTAGTAAAATGAACTCCCTCAGGACGAGGCACTTGGATAGAATCTGTGAATGGCCCTTCAAAGATATAGTCTGCTGGGTTTATCAAACTGTTTTGTGCACTTACAACAGACGGATATAATTGATCTATTTTATAGAGTGACGTGCGAGTAATCATCCAACTTATCTTCTTACCAGCATCGAGTCGACTTTTCTCTATGACTTTTTTGAGGGCATTTGCATAATAATCTTGGGTAGTCTTCAACTCTGCTTCTGCCTCACCTTGCTCCCACAAAACTGAGCGTAAACCCATTTGTGAGATATAATATTGTAGCGAAATCCGCAGGTATGAATAGGGCGTATTGTTTGGATAAGTAAATTGAAAAAACGGATGCTTAGTTGCAACACCTATTGAACTACTATACCAGTTTTCAATACTGGAGCCCTCGTAGGCGGCATTAAAAAATAAAATTGGTACATTGAGACGTTTAGCGAGCAAATCTCCTAATTCACCCCAACACCAAGAGCCTTGCCCTCTTGGGGCAATTGATGAGCTCAATTCTATATGAGAAAAAGCTTGAAAAGGGGGAATTTCATCAAGAAAATCTATCTTTTGATAATTAAAGCAATTAACACGGTCATCGACAGATGCTGTTTCTCCAAAATTTCTTTTCCCTTCTGCATTAGATTGTCCGGCAATTAAAAATACTTCGCCAATACCTACTCTATCAACCGATTTTTGACTAACCACTGCCCCATTTTTCCAACCTCTTACTTGTAATTCATACCAACCTCCGGCACCTTTTAATGAACCCGTAAAGGTACCATACTTCGGTTTATCTGCAATTATAGTCCAGTCGGTAGCTACACCTTGCCCAGTTTTTATAGGAACAAGTCTAGCTTCTATCCTTTCAACAACATCTTCATATTGACCAGTAATAAAAATAATAGAACTATTATTTTTATCTCGCTGGAAAACACTCCTTGATAGTGGTAAATTAATAGTTATTTGAGAATATCCATTAATATTAATAAACAATAAAGAAAAAAACAAAACAAGCTCTCGCATCAGTCAATCCTGTGTTTTTGTTAGGAAATTTCGGTGCAAATATAAATATTTTCTTAAAATTTTATTTCAAAATTTTGTACTATTTCAAGAATTAGTACCTATTAGTTTTCAATTTCTTTGAGCCATGCTTGTATTTTTTGCTCCCAAAGCATTTGTGCAGAACGAATAATACTGTGATTGGTTTCAGTATCATATTGTTTTTGTAATCGATTCATGTCTCGATATGATTCTAAATATTCATATTGAATCATACTGTTTAGGTCGATAATTAAATCAGCTTGCATCGTTGAAACTTTCTTTTTGAAACGCTCGGCAACAAGTTTGGCAATGTCGAAGTGTAATTGCTCATGTGCCAATGCATAATCATTTAATGAAGGTGGTATCACCCATGACATACCTCGAACCATGTATGTTTTAGTAGCAATTTTTGCAACAATATAGCCATCAATAACCTCAAAACTAGCACTATAGGCAAAATTGGCAAATATTGCCGCTCCATATCTACTATTAGATGGTTTTCCTCTAAAATCATCCCAAGTGATTTTCCGAGTATGATAGTAAATCGTATCTGAATCATTCACATCAGTTTCTGGCAAAAATATCATCTTTATTCCCTTCACTAAAGCCTCATGTTTTGTTCCATTCACCAACAACCACTTATCAAAATACTCCAGCGATTTGGTCAATAATTTATTCAAAATGCCTTCATATTGTTTATTATCCATCAAGTAGTTTGACCTGATATATGAAGTACTTGTAGTTGTCTCAGTTAATTGAACGGTATCTTTCTTTCCTATTCGATCAAATGCAAGTTGAATACTCACGTGTCCAGAAATATTACCATTGGGAAGTTTTGTTTCTGTAAATCTTAATTCAAGAATTTTTATTATCAAATGTAAAGGTAGGTCTGTTTGAGGAATTGTTTGAGTAAATGCTCTTTTCAGATTATATTCTAAGCCTCCTTGTAACTGTAGTGATTCGGTTTGAGTTGAAGAACTAATGATAATTC harbors:
- a CDS encoding sialate O-acetylesterase, which gives rise to MRELVLFFSLLFININGYSQITINLPLSRSVFQRDKNNSSIIFITGQYEDVVERIEARLVPIKTGQGVATDWTIIADKPKYGTFTGSLKGAGGWYELQVRGWKNGAVVSQKSVDRVGIGEVFLIAGQSNAEGKRNFGETASVDDRVNCFNYQKIDFLDEIPPFQAFSHIELSSSIAPRGQGSWCWGELGDLLAKRLNVPILFFNAAYEGSSIENWYSSSIGVATKHPFFQFTYPNNTPYSYLRISLQYYISQMGLRSVLWEQGEAEAELKTTQDYYANALKKVIEKSRLDAGKKISWMITRTSLYKIDQLYPSVVSAQNSLINPADYIFEGPFTDSIQVPRPEGVHFTNEGISNLAKAWDAKMNTQFFNQSVPFLPSPILSLNASCLSNDKVTLSVSNAYTAQQWSNNLMANTLTASTGSYSTIVRDQTGNYSFTNTIDVKKVFPSVKPFAYTKISPQFCEGTSTDLLTDTPDYTSFLWSNGESKKQITVKSSGSFSVRGIDANGCASPESNAIVTQVLPLPGKPVIYQSDLAVCEGNSVTLASTSLKENIWSNNEVAPVITIRAAGDYKFTVKAKDENGCYSVDSEPVTFSIKPRPEAPEIVQVGAFTLQAKQKIEIGDLAYEWKRDNEVLNNKTAFLKATTPSFFTVTALKNYSVPNKTLTCRSNLSGAYSFIPDPTITDIIIYPIPTTNGIITLEAKDNISDIILTIYNLKGELVYFNSIPTLSERRVVDLSSLSAGKYIAKITHGAFVETKNLFIQK
- a CDS encoding DUF922 domain-containing protein, whose amino-acid sequence is MAKVDFKPSFTINGVKDARLDKGNIGIIISSSTQTESLQLQGGLEYNLKRAFTQTIPQTDLPLHLIIKILELRFTETKLPNGNISGHVSIQLAFDRIGKKDTVQLTETTTSTSYIRSNYLMDNKQYEGILNKLLTKSLEYFDKWLLVNGTKHEALVKGIKMIFLPETDVNDSDTIYYHTRKITWDDFRGKPSNSRYGAAIFANFAYSASFEVIDGYIVAKIATKTYMVRGMSWVIPPSLNDYALAHEQLHFDIAKLVAERFKKKVSTMQADLIIDLNSMIQYEYLESYRDMNRLQKQYDTETNHSIIRSAQMLWEQKIQAWLKEIEN